A single genomic interval of uncultured Desulfobacter sp. harbors:
- a CDS encoding Sir2 family NAD-dependent protein deacetylase, whose protein sequence is MDNLNKNIKQARQAIKEADAIFITAGAGMGVDSGLPDFRGNAGFWKAYPPIAKLGKSFSEMADPVWFDKQPEIAWAFYGHRLNLYRETIPHEGFSKLLDLGRRKPYGYFVFTSNVDGQFQKAGFDDALIEECHGSIHHLQCTGPCSNDIWKIGEENVNVDMETFRATGELPKCKNCGRLARPNILMFGDSNWVSHRTVGQVARLQKWLEKLNSFNATLAIIEMGAGIAVPTVRYKSQRTGRNLNSTLIRINPRDYHVCQGAIGLPLGAREGINRILF, encoded by the coding sequence ATGGACAACCTAAACAAGAATATCAAACAGGCTCGCCAGGCAATTAAAGAGGCAGACGCAATTTTTATAACGGCCGGTGCCGGTATGGGCGTCGATTCGGGTTTGCCTGATTTCAGGGGAAATGCAGGTTTCTGGAAAGCGTATCCGCCCATAGCGAAACTGGGCAAATCGTTCAGTGAAATGGCAGACCCTGTCTGGTTTGACAAACAACCTGAAATTGCCTGGGCGTTTTATGGGCACAGGTTGAATCTTTATCGTGAAACAATCCCCCACGAAGGCTTTTCAAAATTGCTTGATCTGGGAAGACGCAAGCCGTACGGATATTTTGTCTTCACCTCGAATGTTGACGGGCAGTTTCAAAAAGCCGGCTTTGACGATGCATTGATTGAAGAGTGCCATGGCTCTATCCACCATCTTCAATGCACCGGACCATGTTCCAACGATATCTGGAAGATTGGGGAAGAAAACGTCAATGTTGATATGGAAACGTTCAGGGCTACAGGCGAGTTGCCGAAATGTAAAAATTGTGGAAGACTGGCACGTCCCAATATTTTAATGTTCGGAGACTCGAATTGGGTATCGCACCGTACCGTTGGACAAGTGGCACGTTTGCAAAAATGGCTTGAAAAGCTCAACAGCTTCAACGCAACGTTGGCCATTATTGAAATGGGGGCAGGCATTGCCGTACCTACGGTAAGATATAAATCCCAACGAACCGGCCGAAACTTAAATTCAACTTTGATACGCATCAACCCAAGGGATTACCATGTCTGCCAAGGCGCAATCGGCCTGCCGCTTGGTGCCAGGGAAGGCATAAACCGGATTTTGTTCTGA
- a CDS encoding enoyl-CoA hydratase-related protein — protein sequence MVYETIIAETLDGHVAGVTLNRPEAMNTFSSQMAEELYDALKGFDADPDVRVILIKGAGRAFCAGIDVNELKGKTTNQYREWIEKMEAPLVLISKIQTPVMTQVHGAAAANGMGLVAASDLAIAADNVKMGLTAINVGLNCVGPVIPVARCVGQKKALELLLYGDLIKADQALELGLINRVVSRDDLDEVALAWARDLAKKSPLAVKIAKSAFYASRDMPYEAQFAYMNEAFARLCDTSDAKEGVAAFFEKRPPVWQEK from the coding sequence ATGGTATACGAAACCATCATTGCAGAAACCCTTGATGGCCATGTGGCCGGTGTGACCCTGAACCGCCCCGAGGCGATGAATACCTTTTCCAGTCAGATGGCGGAAGAACTGTATGATGCACTTAAAGGATTTGACGCAGACCCTGATGTCAGGGTCATTCTTATCAAAGGCGCAGGCCGGGCATTTTGTGCAGGTATTGATGTCAATGAGCTCAAAGGCAAAACAACGAATCAATATCGTGAATGGATTGAGAAAATGGAAGCCCCGCTGGTGCTGATATCTAAAATCCAAACACCGGTGATGACCCAGGTTCACGGCGCAGCGGCAGCCAACGGCATGGGGCTTGTGGCGGCATCGGATCTGGCCATTGCCGCCGATAACGTAAAAATGGGGCTGACCGCAATCAATGTGGGCTTAAACTGCGTGGGACCGGTGATTCCGGTGGCCCGCTGTGTTGGACAAAAAAAGGCACTGGAACTGCTGCTTTACGGGGATTTGATCAAGGCAGACCAGGCATTGGAATTAGGGCTTATCAACCGGGTGGTCTCCCGGGATGATTTGGATGAGGTAGCCCTTGCCTGGGCCCGGGATTTGGCAAAAAAGAGTCCGTTGGCTGTAAAAATCGCCAAGTCAGCGTTTTATGCGTCCCGGGATATGCCCTATGAAGCCCAGTTCGCTTACATGAACGAAGCTTTTGCCAGATTATGCGATACCAGTGATGCTAAGGAAGGGGTGGCGGCTTTTTTTGAAAAGCGTCCGCCGGTATGGCAGGAGAAATAA
- a CDS encoding PAS domain-containing protein, translating to MDSAKNFYSTAVFILSILFFIVLSWQDINAHAKENIRVGYFEKNPIIFTTEKKEAKGLAVDFLNDVALEQHWELEFIKGNFPQTLKRLMSGEIDLMVPIGYTQMRDREMDFTQSAFFETWGCLYTLHSGGVETLLDLEGKRVGQVRASLFNIVFKKMMDDLEIRCEFVEVQGYAELLNGLIAGDFHGAVGERLSILFVDRDQAKKIDQAVVFNPFSLYVAAAEGDPKNLLAPINQYIGAQKHDPDSRFNRYKNYWLSNMTVGVSSVFLSLVWFFLLVLLVLAGYVCSRIPAVRCFLGMTEIVQHKVSNNILIVTIGFVFLLWGGDVLLQYYAIEGSIKFSEAVFPIHNPQKIFMRFLIIIIVLAAGILISRVFSRLADQHDLTKKQEERLTLALYAANDGVWDWHLDKNEIFYDDRYYTMAGYEPREFPCLFQESEKRVHPDDISVVKKAANDYLLGKLDSFDQEFRFRRKSGRYFWVRAKGRIAARDKDGAPVRFIGTHSDIDQIKQAEKARDEAYKIISNSPMVAFIWKNETGWPVEFVTDNIETVLGYQAHELLSGTVQYERLIHPEDRGRVMQEVVDYSLDENRDAFIHDPYRLFAKDGSIRWMDDRTYFKRNQVGEITHYHGVLLDITDRKRMEEIMVQNEKMLSVGGLAAGMAHEINNPLAGMIQTAEVMIKRLQAQPRIRANEKAALELGTSMETIDAFMNARGIPRMLTAIRESGQRVADIVSNMLSFARKSDTVVSSHDLNQLLDKTLELATTDYDLKKNYDFKKIEIKKEYDPDLPQVPCESAKIQQVLLNIFRNGAQAMQAAGVENPTFTIRTSLDRSRGKVCIEIKDNGPGMDEHEQKRIFEPFYTTKSVGLGTGLGLSVSYFIIVENHNGEMSVESRLGQGAKFFIFLPVSIV from the coding sequence TTGGATAGTGCTAAAAATTTTTACTCCACCGCTGTTTTCATATTGTCCATTTTATTTTTTATTGTTTTATCTTGGCAGGATATAAACGCCCATGCAAAAGAAAATATCCGTGTCGGGTATTTTGAAAAAAATCCGATCATTTTTACAACAGAGAAAAAAGAGGCCAAGGGTCTGGCGGTTGATTTCTTAAACGATGTTGCCCTGGAGCAGCACTGGGAGCTTGAATTTATTAAAGGAAATTTTCCCCAGACCCTGAAAAGGCTCATGTCAGGTGAAATCGATCTTATGGTCCCCATCGGTTATACCCAGATGCGGGACAGGGAAATGGATTTTACACAGAGCGCCTTTTTCGAAACCTGGGGGTGTTTATACACCCTTCACAGTGGGGGTGTTGAGACATTGTTGGACCTTGAAGGAAAACGGGTCGGCCAGGTGAGGGCATCCTTGTTCAATATCGTATTTAAAAAAATGATGGATGATTTGGAAATTCGCTGCGAATTTGTTGAGGTTCAAGGATATGCTGAGCTTCTCAACGGCCTAATCGCAGGAGACTTTCATGGGGCTGTCGGGGAGCGGCTTTCCATCCTTTTTGTCGACCGGGACCAGGCCAAAAAGATAGACCAGGCTGTTGTTTTTAATCCCTTTTCCCTGTATGTCGCCGCTGCCGAAGGTGATCCCAAAAATTTGCTGGCTCCCATAAACCAATATATCGGTGCTCAAAAACATGATCCCGATTCAAGGTTTAACAGATATAAAAATTATTGGCTGTCCAATATGACAGTCGGTGTCTCCTCGGTTTTCCTGTCGCTGGTGTGGTTTTTTCTCCTGGTTTTGCTGGTACTGGCCGGATATGTCTGTTCACGTATCCCTGCTGTGAGATGCTTTCTGGGGATGACCGAAATTGTTCAGCACAAGGTCAGCAATAATATTCTCATCGTAACCATAGGCTTTGTATTTCTCCTCTGGGGTGGAGATGTTCTTTTACAATATTACGCCATAGAGGGGTCCATAAAATTTTCAGAAGCCGTGTTCCCGATTCATAATCCCCAGAAAATTTTTATGCGGTTTTTGATTATTATAATTGTCCTGGCCGCCGGTATCCTGATTTCCAGGGTGTTTTCCAGACTGGCAGATCAGCATGACCTGACCAAAAAACAGGAGGAGAGACTAACTCTGGCATTGTATGCGGCCAATGATGGTGTATGGGACTGGCATCTGGATAAAAATGAAATTTTTTATGATGACCGGTATTACACTATGGCCGGGTATGAACCCCGGGAGTTTCCATGCTTGTTCCAGGAATCGGAAAAAAGGGTTCATCCCGATGATATTAGCGTGGTCAAAAAAGCCGCCAATGATTATCTCCTGGGAAAACTGGATTCTTTTGATCAGGAATTCAGGTTCCGGCGCAAAAGCGGACGTTATTTTTGGGTCCGCGCCAAAGGGAGAATCGCTGCCCGGGATAAAGATGGTGCCCCGGTTCGGTTTATCGGAACCCATTCGGATATTGACCAGATAAAGCAGGCGGAAAAAGCAAGGGATGAAGCCTATAAAATTATCAGCAACAGCCCAATGGTCGCTTTTATATGGAAAAATGAAACCGGCTGGCCCGTTGAATTTGTGACGGATAATATTGAAACGGTTTTAGGCTACCAGGCTCATGAGCTCCTGTCCGGCACTGTTCAATATGAACGGCTGATCCATCCCGAAGACCGGGGAAGGGTGATGCAGGAAGTTGTGGATTACAGCCTGGATGAGAACCGCGACGCTTTTATTCACGACCCCTACCGGCTGTTTGCTAAAGACGGAAGTATCCGGTGGATGGACGACCGGACCTATTTTAAAAGAAACCAGGTCGGAGAAATAACCCATTATCATGGCGTTTTGCTGGATATTACAGATCGAAAACGAATGGAAGAAATCATGGTCCAGAATGAAAAAATGCTTTCTGTGGGGGGCCTTGCTGCCGGCATGGCCCATGAAATCAACAACCCTCTGGCCGGGATGATACAGACCGCTGAAGTAATGATTAAACGCCTGCAGGCCCAACCAAGAATCCGGGCCAATGAAAAAGCCGCCCTTGAACTTGGCACCAGCATGGAAACCATTGATGCGTTTATGAATGCCAGGGGAATTCCCAGAATGCTGACCGCTATAAGGGAATCGGGTCAAAGGGTTGCCGATATTGTATCCAACATGCTCAGTTTTGCCCGAAAAAGTGATACTGTGGTTTCATCTCATGATCTAAATCAGCTTCTTGACAAAACCCTTGAACTTGCGACAACAGATTATGATTTAAAAAAGAATTACGATTTTAAAAAGATCGAAATAAAAAAGGAATATGATCCGGATCTGCCCCAGGTTCCTTGTGAATCGGCTAAAATTCAACAGGTCTTATTAAATATTTTCAGAAACGGGGCTCAGGCCATGCAGGCTGCCGGCGTTGAAAATCCTACATTTACCATTCGCACAAGTCTGGACCGGTCCAGGGGTAAGGTCTGCATAGAAATCAAGGATAATGGCCCAGGCATGGATGAGCATGAACAGAAACGGATTTTTGAACCTTTTTATACTACCAAATCCGTCGGCTTAGGCACTGGTTTAGGTCTCAGTGTCTCTTATTTTATCATCGTGGAAAATCATAACGGTGAGATGAGCGTTGAATCCAGGCTCGGGCAGGGCGCTAAATTTTTTATTTTTCTGCCGGTTTCCATTGTATAG
- a CDS encoding YibE/F family protein translates to MFKFNRDWLFSLVIACSCIGLAFVDLAKIPQAHRGIHARALVIDVDNSNIRRNLIVKTEEQILTVRLLNGPHKDREMTIVNMLTGKMEFDEFYVAGAMILVEYNAVDGKLRNGVARGYYRLRMQLFLIGLFALLLLVVAGGTGLKAVLSFIFAAMVLWKIFFPLILKGFPPLPTGLGIVALLTAVITFSVGGLDRRGISTYLGSMLGVLLTCALAVWFTKSFALHGAVRPFAETLLYSGYYSLRLTDIFIASVFIASSGAVMDLSMDIAATMDEIKQKHPDIGVLEHIRSGLRVGRAVIGTMTTTLLLAYTSSQVTMFLLFMAKGLPVENILNAPFVAAEILNILVGSFGLVTVAPFTALVAGFLYHNK, encoded by the coding sequence ATGTTTAAATTTAATCGGGACTGGCTTTTTTCACTCGTGATTGCATGTAGTTGTATAGGGCTTGCATTTGTGGATCTTGCAAAAATTCCACAGGCTCATCGCGGAATTCACGCACGGGCCCTTGTTATTGATGTGGACAACAGCAATATCCGCCGGAATCTTATCGTCAAGACAGAAGAACAGATTCTCACCGTCCGGTTGTTGAATGGTCCCCACAAAGACCGTGAGATGACCATTGTCAACATGCTCACGGGAAAAATGGAATTTGACGAATTTTATGTGGCGGGCGCAATGATTCTTGTAGAATATAATGCTGTCGATGGAAAACTTCGAAATGGTGTGGCAAGAGGATATTACCGCCTGCGCATGCAGCTTTTTCTCATTGGGCTTTTCGCTTTGCTGCTGTTGGTTGTAGCCGGAGGTACGGGACTAAAGGCGGTTCTTTCTTTTATTTTTGCGGCCATGGTACTTTGGAAAATATTTTTCCCTCTGATTTTAAAGGGCTTCCCTCCACTCCCGACTGGTCTGGGCATCGTTGCATTGCTAACGGCCGTAATCACCTTTTCCGTAGGAGGCCTTGATCGGCGAGGTATTTCGACCTATCTGGGTTCAATGCTCGGTGTGCTCCTCACATGCGCTTTGGCCGTTTGGTTTACCAAAAGTTTTGCTCTTCACGGCGCTGTCCGGCCATTTGCAGAGACTTTGCTCTATTCGGGATATTATTCTCTTCGTCTCACGGACATTTTTATTGCCAGCGTATTTATCGCCTCATCAGGAGCGGTAATGGATCTATCCATGGATATTGCCGCCACTATGGATGAAATCAAACAAAAACACCCTGACATTGGTGTTCTTGAACACATTCGTTCCGGATTGCGTGTGGGGAGAGCCGTTATCGGCACGATGACCACCACGCTTCTTTTAGCCTATACCAGTAGCCAGGTGACTATGTTCCTGTTATTTATGGCCAAAGGGCTTCCGGTAGAAAACATTCTGAATGCCCCATTTGTAGCCGCGGAAATACTAAACATTTTGGTAGGCAGCTTTGGGCTTGTCACTGTTGCTCCTTTTACCGCTTTGGTTGCCGGTTTTTTGTATCATAATAAATAA
- a CDS encoding OsmC family protein has product MKQGNKDPMKISGKKTGKLAFEIEQDGFTYTLDAPESAGGEGKGPSPKGLLLSGLIGCTGIDVAMILGKMRVGIQDIKITAETELTDQEPSVFEEITLSYHITGNEKDAKKIKRAVSLSMETYCGVSAMLEKNSRIIPKIYLNGKEI; this is encoded by the coding sequence GTGAAGCAAGGAAACAAAGACCCTATGAAAATATCAGGCAAAAAAACCGGGAAACTGGCTTTTGAAATCGAGCAAGACGGCTTCACCTACACCCTTGATGCCCCTGAAAGTGCTGGCGGAGAAGGCAAAGGGCCATCACCCAAAGGACTTCTCTTAAGCGGCCTGATCGGCTGCACCGGCATTGATGTGGCCATGATTCTCGGCAAAATGCGGGTGGGCATCCAGGATATAAAAATCACGGCAGAAACCGAGCTGACAGATCAAGAGCCTTCGGTATTCGAGGAAATCACCTTATCTTACCACATCACCGGCAATGAAAAAGATGCAAAAAAAATCAAACGGGCTGTGTCTCTGTCCATGGAAACATACTGCGGGGTCTCTGCCATGCTGGAAAAAAACAGCCGTATTATCCCTAAAATTTATCTGAACGGTAAAGAGATTTAA
- a CDS encoding MFS transporter, translating to MDFFLGLREPVSQAAARILHRGCRAIPSDHKKVFVTLFFIIFITVSGVGIVVPLLPIYAHDLGAAGIYVAMIFGAFSISRAFFLPWFGSLSDKKGRKPFILAGLLTYMMVAIAFVQTANVEGLIAIRFIQGAGSAMIMPVVQAYVGEICHDGTEGYAMGLFSLSMFLSLSLGPVMGGVIQQTWSLNAAFYCMSVLSALGAVFCLIFLPPLSQEQIHINKRSPASLAVVIRDRELAGLVVFRYAYTACIGIVWCFMPLYAGKTFGLAGGKIGLLVSAGVFVSGALQVPMGYAADRWNRKIMVVVGGMLSAAGILYPFWATSFIDLFAGVSIFGLGGGISMPALTALAVVKGEQRQAHGSVMAILTSAHSLGMFTGSVMAGLAMDFYSLSYAFPCGSIVMASGVLLFPVLYRR from the coding sequence ATGGATTTTTTTTTGGGCCTACGCGAACCCGTATCCCAGGCTGCTGCACGGATTCTGCACCGTGGGTGCCGGGCCATCCCTTCGGACCACAAAAAGGTGTTTGTCACCCTTTTTTTTATTATTTTTATTACGGTTAGCGGGGTGGGCATTGTGGTCCCCCTGCTGCCCATCTATGCCCATGATCTTGGGGCCGCAGGCATTTACGTGGCCATGATCTTCGGGGCCTTTTCCATTTCCCGGGCGTTTTTTCTGCCCTGGTTTGGCAGCCTTTCGGATAAAAAGGGGCGTAAACCCTTTATCCTGGCAGGACTTTTGACTTACATGATGGTGGCCATTGCCTTTGTCCAGACCGCCAACGTAGAAGGACTTATCGCCATCCGTTTTATCCAGGGCGCAGGCTCTGCCATGATCATGCCCGTGGTCCAGGCCTATGTGGGGGAAATCTGTCATGACGGCACCGAAGGATATGCCATGGGGCTGTTCAGCCTATCCATGTTTTTAAGTCTGTCGTTGGGGCCGGTGATGGGGGGGGTGATACAGCAGACCTGGTCTTTAAACGCGGCATTCTACTGTATGTCCGTACTGTCTGCTTTAGGTGCAGTCTTCTGTCTTATCTTTCTGCCGCCTTTGTCCCAAGAGCAGATCCACATCAATAAACGATCCCCTGCCTCCCTGGCCGTGGTAATCCGGGACCGGGAACTGGCCGGCCTGGTGGTTTTCAGGTATGCCTATACGGCCTGCATCGGCATTGTCTGGTGTTTCATGCCCCTGTATGCCGGCAAGACCTTTGGCCTGGCCGGTGGAAAAATCGGATTGCTTGTAAGCGCCGGGGTGTTTGTATCCGGTGCCTTGCAAGTGCCTATGGGCTATGCTGCGGACCGGTGGAACAGAAAAATCATGGTGGTTGTCGGCGGCATGTTGTCGGCCGCAGGTATTTTATACCCGTTCTGGGCCACTTCATTTATAGATCTGTTTGCAGGCGTCTCTATCTTCGGGCTGGGCGGGGGAATTTCCATGCCGGCCCTGACAGCCCTTGCCGTGGTTAAGGGCGAGCAGAGGCAGGCCCATGGATCCGTGATGGCCATTTTAACTTCCGCCCACTCCCTTGGCATGTTCACCGGTTCGGTCATGGCCGGCCTGGCCATGGATTTTTACAGCCTTTCCTATGCGTTTCCCTGCGGAAGCATTGTCATGGCATCAGGTGTTCTTCTATTTCCTGTCTTGTATCGCCGCTGA
- a CDS encoding sulfite exporter TauE/SafE family protein, whose translation MKMWPLLFTSPKHLGFWMLLDAVYVFFLSFFLNTSIPLSVPKFIFVHFLAIGVGAMVMFTGLGAGILWIPVLTFLEIRPSEAVAISIFTQIAGKGTGSLTYLFNGMVDVKTAVAFIPMALAGVTLGFLSSFYMRGYEQLLLYIFVLIAAYLLIRTIQSLRNPIPVIVRSSAIPAPTINAGSYPVVILSSFFTGLLSIGNSDWLIPHMALKLKMPISRAVATGLLIMFVTTLFYLVLTCISVWRGYAYWPHGTNICYLLFATCSGVIVGGQIGTRLIRISWFERYQKHTFIVLLGASIIHLLC comes from the coding sequence ATGAAAATGTGGCCCCTGCTGTTCACGTCGCCTAAACACCTTGGATTCTGGATGCTGCTAGACGCAGTATATGTTTTTTTTCTGTCCTTTTTTTTAAATACAAGTATTCCATTGAGCGTTCCCAAATTTATTTTTGTTCATTTTTTGGCTATTGGTGTCGGCGCCATGGTGATGTTCACCGGCTTAGGCGCCGGTATTCTCTGGATACCGGTTTTGACCTTTCTGGAAATCAGGCCTTCCGAAGCTGTTGCCATTTCAATATTTACCCAGATAGCCGGCAAAGGGACCGGCTCGCTGACCTATCTTTTTAACGGCATGGTAGATGTAAAAACAGCCGTCGCCTTTATTCCCATGGCATTGGCTGGTGTGACCCTGGGGTTTTTATCCAGTTTTTACATGAGGGGATATGAACAACTTCTGCTGTATATTTTTGTTCTCATTGCCGCTTATCTTTTGATACGAACCATCCAGTCCCTCAGAAACCCGATTCCTGTTATTGTCAGGTCATCTGCTATTCCTGCGCCCACTATTAATGCCGGAAGCTATCCAGTGGTGATTTTGTCGTCATTTTTTACAGGGCTGTTAAGCATCGGCAATTCTGACTGGCTTATTCCCCATATGGCACTTAAGCTCAAAATGCCGATCTCCCGGGCCGTGGCCACCGGTCTGCTCATCATGTTTGTGACCACTCTGTTTTACCTTGTTCTGACCTGCATCAGTGTCTGGCGAGGGTATGCGTACTGGCCGCATGGTACGAATATATGCTATCTGTTATTTGCAACCTGCAGCGGGGTCATCGTGGGCGGACAGATCGGCACCCGTCTGATTCGCATATCATGGTTTGAAAGATATCAAAAGCATACGTTTATTGTGTTGCTGGGCGCCTCCATTATTCATCTGCTGTGTTGA
- a CDS encoding alkaline phosphatase — translation MQSKKAALSIVVSVTLLLIATVASAKPKYVFFFLGDGMSATQIQTTEAFLTTVNADSSIQDIAAREASELLKPENRLNMSKMSVTGMQTTYDAHALMTDSASSATAFACGLKTVSGTIGMDDAKTISYKSIAQLAHEAGMNVGILSSVSLDHATPAAYYASVASRGSYDLIDIQLGESGYEFFGGGGLKVAAPDGYTVLNTHDDIVALKENPMEKVICINPWLQDSAAMPYDIDRLNSDNDNLSLAEMTEVAIENLYGLERNKKHRKHGKNGKEGFFIMVEGGKIDWACHANDAVATIGDMLDFDKAVGKALDFYQEHPMETLIVVTGDHETGGLTIGHATTAYKAYYDKLLNQTNSFQYFGENQWPAHKDANNGVCGSHIGVDNLAGNTDMLSLMEDVFGLDYDDLNEYQKEKLEDAYDKSLCGSNDNSDSENKYLYGGYNPIIVTITHILNENASIGWTSYSHTGVPVPVFAEGKGAKAFANFYDNTDIAKKLAEVMGVGTLPAVK, via the coding sequence ATGCAATCCAAAAAGGCAGCACTATCAATCGTTGTAAGTGTAACATTGTTACTTATTGCGACAGTCGCATCTGCAAAACCGAAATATGTATTTTTCTTCCTGGGGGACGGGATGTCCGCCACCCAAATTCAGACCACCGAAGCTTTTCTCACTACTGTTAACGCCGATTCGAGCATCCAGGACATTGCTGCACGGGAAGCTTCCGAGTTGCTTAAGCCTGAAAACCGTCTGAATATGAGCAAAATGTCTGTTACCGGTATGCAGACCACTTATGATGCTCACGCTCTCATGACCGATTCCGCCTCTTCTGCTACGGCTTTTGCCTGCGGTCTTAAAACCGTTAGCGGCACCATTGGAATGGACGACGCTAAGACCATCAGCTACAAAAGCATTGCCCAGTTGGCCCATGAAGCCGGCATGAATGTTGGTATCCTTTCAAGTGTATCCCTTGACCATGCCACTCCGGCGGCCTATTATGCCAGCGTTGCCAGTCGTGGCAGTTATGATCTTATTGACATTCAGCTTGGCGAAAGCGGTTACGAATTTTTCGGTGGCGGTGGATTAAAAGTTGCTGCACCTGACGGTTACACCGTACTGAATACTCACGATGACATTGTCGCTCTTAAAGAAAACCCCATGGAAAAGGTAATCTGTATCAATCCCTGGCTGCAGGATTCCGCGGCCATGCCTTATGATATTGACAGGCTCAACAGTGACAATGACAATCTTTCTCTGGCAGAAATGACCGAAGTTGCCATTGAAAATTTATATGGTTTGGAAAGAAATAAAAAGCATAGAAAGCATGGAAAAAACGGAAAAGAAGGGTTCTTCATCATGGTAGAAGGTGGAAAAATCGACTGGGCCTGCCATGCCAATGACGCAGTTGCAACCATTGGTGATATGCTGGATTTTGATAAAGCCGTCGGTAAAGCACTGGATTTTTATCAGGAACATCCTATGGAGACACTGATTGTTGTGACCGGCGACCATGAAACCGGCGGCCTGACCATCGGTCATGCAACAACCGCCTATAAAGCATATTACGACAAGCTGTTGAACCAGACCAACAGCTTTCAATATTTCGGAGAGAACCAGTGGCCTGCGCATAAAGATGCCAATAACGGCGTATGCGGCTCCCATATCGGTGTGGATAATCTGGCAGGAAATACGGATATGCTGAGCTTGATGGAAGATGTTTTCGGTCTGGATTATGATGATCTTAATGAATATCAGAAAGAAAAACTCGAAGATGCCTATGACAAATCATTGTGTGGCAGCAACGACAATTCCGATTCCGAGAATAAATACCTTTATGGCGGTTATAATCCGATTATCGTAACCATCACCCATATCCTGAACGAAAATGCGAGCATCGGCTGGACTTCTTATTCTCATACCGGCGTTCCGGTTCCTGTTTTTGCAGAGGGCAAAGGCGCCAAGGCTTTCGCTAATTTCTATGATAATACCGATATTGCCAAAAAACTGGCTGAGGTTATGGGTGTTGGAACGCTTCCTGCTGTAAAATAA
- a CDS encoding ion channel: MIHWIQALLRAGYQSRGVTLVFAYMILLIASTGLICIAEPANSALSHPGQALWWSIVTSTTVGYGDIYPTSSWGKVIAAALPMFMGIGLGAAFITHIASVLIERRDRNMHGETPYKGSGHILLVGHTKETEYLVEQIRADETYQDKDIVVLANQPRHPFPEQPHTYFVKGRLDTIPAMTRAGAANAERIIIHTGTDELSLFALINALNMKNEICEITVRCLSTQSLPTFSSVPGEFETVMQMTVEMMVQAMQDKVHLPLQILLKNDEGEEIYYVRTSRIKQDMTWWSLHFFLMEKYKFLSFALQLPDGSIKINPAQDEPVTEDCGIWLIAATRPLHIQWPG; the protein is encoded by the coding sequence ATGATTCATTGGATTCAAGCCTTGCTTCGCGCCGGTTACCAGAGCCGGGGGGTGACCCTTGTTTTTGCATATATGATACTTTTGATTGCCTCCACCGGACTCATCTGCATTGCAGAACCAGCCAACAGCGCCCTGAGCCATCCGGGCCAAGCCCTGTGGTGGAGCATCGTCACCTCAACCACGGTGGGGTACGGGGACATATACCCCACCTCATCATGGGGGAAAGTCATTGCCGCAGCTCTTCCCATGTTCATGGGGATTGGTCTTGGGGCGGCCTTTATTACCCATATTGCCTCAGTTTTGATCGAAAGGAGAGACAGAAACATGCACGGGGAAACGCCGTATAAAGGCTCAGGCCATATTCTGCTTGTGGGCCATACCAAGGAAACTGAATATCTTGTGGAACAGATTCGGGCAGATGAAACATACCAGGACAAGGATATCGTGGTCCTGGCCAACCAGCCCCGGCACCCGTTCCCGGAACAGCCCCACACCTATTTTGTCAAAGGGCGGCTTGATACGATTCCGGCCATGACCCGCGCAGGGGCGGCGAATGCAGAGCGAATTATCATCCATACAGGCACTGATGAACTCTCCCTTTTTGCCCTGATCAATGCCCTGAATATGAAAAACGAAATTTGTGAAATTACGGTAAGGTGTTTATCCACCCAAAGCCTTCCAACCTTTTCATCGGTGCCCGGGGAGTTTGAAACTGTTATGCAGATGACCGTGGAGATGATGGTCCAGGCCATGCAGGACAAGGTCCACCTGCCTCTTCAGATTCTGTTGAAAAATGACGAAGGCGAAGAAATTTATTATGTAAGAACCTCCCGGATCAAACAGGACATGACATGGTGGTCGCTCCATTTTTTTTTAATGGAAAAATATAAATTTTTAAGCTTTGCGCTTCAGTTGCCGGACGGTAGCATAAAAATTAATCCAGCCCAGGATGAACCGGTGACTGAAGACTGCGGGATCTGGCTCATTGCCGCAACCCGGCCCCTGCATATCCAATGGCCGGGGTAG